In Candidatus Zixiibacteriota bacterium, the sequence GAACGAGAGGGGAAGTTCTTCCTGGCGAATACCGGCACTATATTCTTAAACGAGATCGGAGATCTTCCTCTGGAACTACAGTCAAAGCTGCTAAAAGTAGTTGAGGAGAAAAAACTTGAGCCTTTAGGTGCATCTTTTGCCCTGGACATAAATGTGCGGGTGATCTCTGCTACCAATAAAGACCTTGAGAATTTGGTCAGGCAGGGTTATTTCCGCGAGGACCTGTATTTCCGTTTGAAGGTTTTAACGATAAAAGTACCCTCTTTAAAAGAAAGAAAAGAGGATCTTCCTCTATTAATCGATTATTTCATCAAGAAAAAATCAGAAGGGATGGGTAAAGAGATTATCGGGATAACCTCTGAGGCAAAAAGATACTTAGAGGAGAAGATCTGGTCGGGTAATGTGCGTGAGCTGGAGAACAGTGTATCTTTAGCTTGCGAGAGAGCTGATCGGTTGATCAGCTTGAAAGATTTAGTTGTGGAATTTCTAAAGGGAAAATCTTCTGTTTCAATGATAGAATGCAGTAAAGATAAGCCCAAAGAGGGCTGTCCGATCTTAGGCAAATTGAACCTGGACCAGATAGAAAAGATAGTTTATGCTGAGGCATTAAAAGCCTCCGGCGGGAATGTTGACACCGTTTCAAAAGTCCTTGGGGTCAGCAAGGCAACAGTCTACAATAAGATCAATAACTATGACCTGGATGCGCTGGTAAAGGGTTGAGAGAGATTTGGGCCAATCCGTTCCGGAGTATCGACCCTACTGCGAGGGTGGGACAGGCTTCCAGCCTGTCTTTTTTGTTAGTGTCCTTAAATGAATAAGGAAGCTACGGTGACTTGTTCGAAGTCACTTTAGTGGCGTGACCTCACCTTAGTTCTCTACCAAAAAAGAGGGTAAAATAAACCTGACTAAAGTCAGTTGGAACAGTAATTCCTGAGATTACCCCCCAAAATCAAGTTGACTCTGGGCTTCTTGCGTATTAATATAGATTGCAAGGGGGCAAGAGATGAAGCGTTGCCACTCTGTGACAACGAAATGTCGTTTTAACAGGAGTAAGGACGCTACTATGAGATGAATCGGAGGTTTGATGCCTGAAGAAAAGTCCACAAAAGAAGACCTTTTAGCAGTAGAGAAGTTAGGGGAGGCAAGGGACAGAATAAAGAAAGAGATCAGGAAGGTTATCATTGGGCAGGATCAGGTGATAGATGAGCTACTGATTGCCCTTTTATCTAATGGCCACTGCCTTTTGATAGGAGTGCCGGGTTTAGCCAAGACCCTGTTGATAAGCACCATCTCAAGGGTCTTAGACTTGAAATTCAGTCGCATTCAGTTCACTCCTGATTTGATGCCCTCAGATATTACCGGCACTGAGATAATTCAGGAGAATATCACTACTGGAGAAAGAACTTTCAAGTTTATGCACGGGCCCGTTTTCGCCAATATCATCTTAGCAGACGAGATCAACCGGACCCCTCCAAAGACCCAGTCAGCTTTGCTTCAGGCGATGCAGGAGCACGAGGTTACAGCTGGCGGACAGACCTACAAATTGACAGACCCGTTCTTTGTCTTGGCTACCCAGAATCCGATTGAACAGGAGGGAACTTATCCTCTACCTGAGGCACAGTTGGACCGGTTTATGTTCAATATCTACATAAACTATCCTTCTACAGAAGAGGAAAATCTAATTGTCAAGACTACCACTTCAGCCTACTTTTGGGACTTGGAGAAAGTTATGGGAGCAGAGGAGATAGTCAGGTTACAGAAGCTTGTGAGAAAGGTGCCGGTGTCAGACCACGTGATAGATTATGCAGTAAAACTCGCACGGCATACCCGCCCACATTCAAATGACAATAATAAACCACTGGAGTATATAAACAACTGGGTCTCCTGGGGAGCGGGTCCCAGGGCATCGCAATATATGGTCCTGGGTGCAAAGACCAGAGCCGTCTTAGACGGCAGGTATACTCCTTCCTGCGAGGATATCAGAGCTGTTGCCCTGCCGGTATTGCGCCACAGGATTGTTACCA encodes:
- a CDS encoding sigma-54 dependent transcriptional regulator, producing the protein MIKVLIIDDGEDIANYCKQFIAEGYEYHHIYNGRNLQKDLTVRDYNLILLDKSFAKARPEELLGPVQDVQNEGLRILKAIKEAGRNIPVIMVTSFADFDSAAMALHTGAYDYVEWDAMQKDFMFLKLKMQRALEWKEKARQELVDKYNRFGLVGKSEPMVKLFQEIEVALSSDSAVLLLGETGAGKDLVAQAIHCLGKRKDKPFISVNCPAIPKSLLESELFGIKRRVATEVDEREGKFFLANTGTIFLNEIGDLPLELQSKLLKVVEEKKLEPLGASFALDINVRVISATNKDLENLVRQGYFREDLYFRLKVLTIKVPSLKERKEDLPLLIDYFIKKKSEGMGKEIIGITSEAKRYLEEKIWSGNVRELENSVSLACERADRLISLKDLVVEFLKGKSSVSMIECSKDKPKEGCPILGKLNLDQIEKIVYAEALKASGGNVDTVSKVLGVSKATVYNKINNYDLDALVKG
- a CDS encoding MoxR family ATPase, translated to MPEEKSTKEDLLAVEKLGEARDRIKKEIRKVIIGQDQVIDELLIALLSNGHCLLIGVPGLAKTLLISTISRVLDLKFSRIQFTPDLMPSDITGTEIIQENITTGERTFKFMHGPVFANIILADEINRTPPKTQSALLQAMQEHEVTAGGQTYKLTDPFFVLATQNPIEQEGTYPLPEAQLDRFMFNIYINYPSTEEENLIVKTTTSAYFWDLEKVMGAEEIVRLQKLVRKVPVSDHVIDYAVKLARHTRPHSNDNNKPLEYINNWVSWGAGPRASQYMVLGAKTRAVLDGRYTPSCEDIRAVALPVLRHRIVTSFNAEADGVGTLEIIQKLLEDIKDSD